In a genomic window of Littorina saxatilis isolate snail1 linkage group LG6, US_GU_Lsax_2.0, whole genome shotgun sequence:
- the LOC138967981 gene encoding G-protein coupled receptor GRL101-like, translating to MTLKIEVGSDEVILVSFPHFDIENHTECRYDSLQLSLINSSGTSELYDSLQLSLINSSGTSELWRRCGVLDLPAQVFHNSVYLKFVSDDSVQRSGFKVVYTILPKAEEPTAVGDDVFDCSVDHFYKFAHHFNCNLAVNCDGEEDEKNCSYSSEDCGAGSIDAGEKCFTYSRVEKGLSWYDAYSRCLRQNETLANPRDPEEWGIFKEAMSYGKKTATVYTGLRTSQNTVAEVPSLYRDLWQWSDTTIALYVNVSLRSIAIPMCTYFRVEEGPHNLATVSCVVPMDARFVCERLKSSTVETPGGVTLPLLETNATWSKNITLMPCPSGHVVRDFLSCDLQSQCRDERDRKLCETEGDVALFQCEHSSQSVHYTLVCDFRLDCPDGSDENFCVHPQCAQDVCRTGQCLARDHRCDGMQHCDDGSDENCPQSIKQAGSLVPPPAVLYFDGRGGYDVQPLNITDPCPDTHFRCHRDYCLPVYVRCNGMDDCPGREDEVRCDSYECPGFYRCRGSSVCLHPDHLCDGEFQCPQHDDELLCDLQCPDACQCQGLAFLCQGKFSVASFTSLRYLDASGSGMTMKDLELNLYLVYVRLAKCDLDTIPHVDLGNLRTLDVSYNRLTTLELDSLVPLRNLQVLVLVGNPLVTVVGMTSSVTLPRLKDVNLAWTQLGEINTTVFSCFSAITRLNVSNSPLETITIEGFKDFPNLEVLDLRGCPLTNYPPDVIKDLTAFSRMYADDFKLCCKATLPANFDPENCHAPADDIASCEDLLRSDVYRVFLWLFAILAVLGNAGSFVARFYLQNESFQSSFNVLVTSLSVADFLMGVYLAIIGVADQVYRGRYLWQGETWKNSIACKTAGFLSLLSSEVSAFFICLITLDRLLVLRFPFSRCHLSKKSALIACGIAWVIGFILAVIPLLPMTAHWKFYSQTGICIPLPFSDNAKFLGQSYSFSVMIVLNFVQFVLIAVGQLIIYSAVRAGSLAQAKKKASRDAAIARRLSTIVLSDFLCWFPIGLLGLLASTGTPIPTEVNVGVAIFVLPFNSALNPFLYTFNIVMEKRRKAAEARMLQRLESRHFTELSRAEPKLPAMLTVTKETALNQIEGWLGVRVITLSDLASRFDMMPKMDQVEPSSRMAISDVL from the exons ATGACGCTGAAAATTGAGGTCGGGTCAGATGAGGTTATCCTCGTCAGCTTTCCTCACTTTGACATAGAAAACCATACAGAATGCAG GTACGACTCGCTACAGCTGTCCCTCATCAACAGTTCAGGCACCAGCGAGCT GTACGACTCGCTACAGCTGTCCCTCATCAACAGCTCAGGCACCAGCGAGCTGTGGAGACGATGCGGTGTACTGGACCTCCCGGCCCAGGTCTTCCACAACAGCGTCTACCTCAAGTTTGTCTCCGACGATTCCGTGCAGAGGTCGGGCTTCAAGGTGGTCTACACCATCCTGCCCAAGGCGGAAGAACCCACAGCGGTTGGGGACGACGTCTTTGACTGCTCCGTTGACCACTTCTACAAGTTCGCCCATCACTTTAACTGCAACTTAGCTGTCAACTGTGATGGGGAAGAGGACGAGAAGAACTGCTCTTACTCCAGTGAAGACTGTGGGGCGGGATCTATAGACGCGGGAGAGAAATGCTTCACGTATTCGAGGGTGGAGAAGGGCTTGAGCTGGTACGACGCCTACTCTCGTTGCCTGCGTCAGAACGAAACCCTCGCCAACCCTCGCGACCCAGAAGAGTGGGGAATCTTTAAGGAAGCGATGAGTTACGGGAAGAAGACGGCCACGGTCTACACGGGTCTTCGGACCTCACAGAACACAGTAGCGGAGGTGCCGTCGCTGTATCGTGACTTGTGGCAATGGTCGGACACGACTATAGCGCTTTATGTCAACGTTTCCCTTCGATCGATCGCTATTCCAATGTGCACGTACTTCAGGGTTGAAGAAGGCCCGCACAATCTTGCCACTGTTTCCTGCGTCGTGCCCATGGACGCTCGCTTCGTCTGTGAAAGGCTCAAATCTTCCACGGTTGAGACGCCAGGAGGAGTCACGCTGCCTTTGTTGGAGACCAACGCCACGTGGTCCAAAAACATCACTCTGATGCCCTGTCCTTCCGGTCACGTGGTGCGCGACTTCCTGTCATGTGACCTCCAGAGCCAGTGCCGTGATGAGAGGGACAGAAAGTTGTGTGAAACGGAAG GTGACGTGGCGCTGTTCCAATGCGAGCACAGCTCTCAATCCGTACACTACACGCTGGTGTGTGACTTCAGGCTGGACTGTCCTGACGGGAGCGACGAGAACTTCTGTGTGCACCCGCAATGCGCGCAGGACGTCTGTCGCACGGGACAGTGCCTGGCACGTGACCACCGCTGCGACGGCATGCAGCACTGCGACGACGGCTCGGACGAAAACTGCCCTCAG TCGATCAAGCAAGCGGGAAGCTTAGTCCCTCCCCCAGCCGTGCTGTACTTTGACGGACGGGGCGGGTATGACGTGCAGCCCCTCAACATCACAGACCCCTGTCCCGACACACACTTTCGCTGCCACAGAGACTACTGCCTCCCTGTCTACGTCCGCTGCAACGGGATGGACGACTGCCCGGGCCGGGAAGACGAGGTGAGATGTGACAGCTACGAGTGTCCGGGCTTCTATCGCTGCCGGGGGTCATCTGTGTGTCTCCACCCAGACCACCTGTGTGACGGTGAGTTCCAGTGTCCGCAGCACGATGACGAACTCCTGTGTGACCTTCAGTGTCCTGACGCGTGTCAGTGTCAAGGTCTTGCTTTTTTGTGCCAGGGGAAGTTCTCTGTTGCGTCGTTTACTTCTCTGCGCTACCTTGACGCCAGCGGGTCCGGAATGACGATGAAGGACCTGGAGCTCAACCTCTACCTTGTCTACGTCCGCTTGGCAAAGTGTGACCTAGACACTATACCCCACGTGGACCTGGGGAATCTTCGAACGCTGGATGTCAGCTACAATCGTCTCACCACGCTCGAGCTAGACTCCCTCGTACCGCTAAGGAACCTGCAAGTCTTGGTGTTGGTCGGCAACCCTTTGGTGACGGTTgtgggtatgacgtcatcagtgaCGCTTCCGCGCCTCAAAGACGTCAACCTGGCCTGGACCCAGCTAGGGGAAATCAACACCACGGTCTTCTCCTGCTTCTCCGCCATCACCAGGCTCAACGTCTCCAACTCACCACTGGAGACCATTACCATTGAAGGCTTTAAAGACTTTCCAAACCTGGAGGTGTTGGACCTCAGGGGCTGTCCGCTGACGAACTACCCCCCTGACGTCATCAAGGATCTGACGGCATTTAGTCGGATGTACGCTGACGACTTCAAGCTTTGCTGTAAAGCGACACTGCCAGCCAACTTTGACCCCGAGAACTGTCACGCACCTGCTGACGACATCGCGTCGTGTGAAGACTTGCTGAGGAGTGATGTGTACAGAGTCTTCCTCTGGCTCTTCGCTATTCTGGCAGTGCTGGGAAATGCGGGAAGCTTTGTGGCAAG ATTCTACCTGCAGAACGAGTCGTTCCAGAGCAGTTTCAACGTGCTGGTGACCAGTTTGAGTGTGGCTGACTTCCTCATGGGCGTCTACCTGGCCATCATCGGGGTGGCCGACCAGGTGTACAGGGGTCGCTACCTGTGGCAGGGCGAAACCTGGAAAAACAGCATCGCCTGCAAGACCGCTGGCTTCCTCTCTCTGCTGTCCAGCGAGGTGTCGGCTTTCTTCATCTGTCTCATCACGCTGGACAGGCTCCTGGTTCTGCGCTTCCCCTTCAGCCGGTGTCATTTAAGCAAGAAATCGGCTCTCATCGCCTGCGGGATCGCTTGGGTGATCGGCTTCATCCTCGCTGTTATCCCCCTGCTTCCCATGACGGCGCACTGGAAGTTCTACAGCCAGACGGGCATCTGCATCCCGCTACCCTTCTCGGACAACGCCAAGTTCCTGGGCCAGTCCTATTCATTCAGCGTGATGATCGTGCTCAACTTCGTGCAGTTCGTGCTGATCGCTGTGGGCCAGCTGATCATCTACTCCGCGGTCAGAGCGGGCTCGCTCGCCCAGGCTAAGAAGAAGGCGTCCCGGGACGCGGCCATCGCCCGGAGACTGAGCACCATAGTGCTGTCCGACTTTCTCTGCTGGTTCCCCATCGGTCTGCTGGGTCTGCTGGCCTCCACGGGAACGCCCATCCCCACTGAGGTCAACGTGGGCGTGGCGATCTTCGTCCTGCCCTTCAACTCGGCCCTCAACCCCTTTCTCTACACCTTCAACATCGTGATGGAGAAACGCCGCAAGGCCGCGGAGGCTCGGATGCTGCAGCGCCTGGAGTCTCGTCATTTTACCGAGCTGAGCCGCGCCGAGCCCAAGCTTCCCGCCATGCTGACGGTCACCAAGGAAACGGCCTTGAACCAGATCGAGGGCTGGCTGGGCGTGCGAGTCATCACCTTGTCCGACCTTGCCTCTCGCTTCGACATGATGCCCAAAATGGACCAGGTCGAGCCGTCGTCGAGAATGGCCATTAGTGACGTTTTGTAG